From the Malaclemys terrapin pileata isolate rMalTer1 chromosome 13, rMalTer1.hap1, whole genome shotgun sequence genome, one window contains:
- the AFMID gene encoding kynurenine formamidase isoform X2, with the protein MGTWRDMTKEELEKQYAPSRWSHRMDKEVVIEAHVRAVTEGTRRAQATMQTLLHVPYGGNDGEKLDIYLPTDPSGAFPLVLYIHGGYWQFLSKEVSGFIAPPLVTQGIAVVAVGYDVAPKGHLDVMVAQVRRSVAFIVQQYSKISGVYLCGHSAGAHLAAMVLSTDWEEYGVTPDIKGAFLVSGVYDLEPIMHTSVNNRLHMSREVAWRNSPILGVTAATPARKACEVLIAVAQHDSPEFHRQSQEYFQALRSAGWRVSLLDIADTDHFDVIEKLSQRGYILTQVILNMISRA; encoded by the exons ATGGGGACGTGGCGAGACATGACAAAGGAG GAGCTAGAGAAGCAGTATGCCCCGAGCCGGTGGTCTCACCGCATGGACAAGGAGGTTGTGATAGAGGCCCATGTCAGGGCGGTGACTGAAG GCACCCGGAGGGCCCAGGCCACCATGCAGACCCTGCTGCATGTCCCTTATGGGGGCAATGATGGGGAGAAACTGGACATTTACTTACCCACAGATCCCTCTGGAG CCTTCCCACTCGTCCTGTACATCCACGGTGGATACTGGCAGTTTTTAAG TAAGGAGGTGTCGGGTTTTATAGCGCCCCCTCTGGTGACACAGGGCATTGCGGTGGTGGCGGTTGGCTATGATGTGGCTCCGAAAG GCCACCTGGATGTGATGGTGGCGCAGGTGCGGCGCAGCGTGGCCTTCATTGTGCAGCAGTATTCAAAGATCAG CGGAGTTTACCTGTGTGGACACTCAGCAGGGGCTCACCTGGCAGCCATGGTTCTCTCAACTGACTGGGAGGAGTACGGAGTGACACCAGACATAAAAG gagcttttctaGTGAGTGGAGTCTACGACCTCGAACCCATCATGCACACCTCCGTGAACAACCGGCTCCATATGAGCCG GGAGGTCGCCTGGAGGAACAGCCCCATCCTAGGCGTCACAGCAGCGACGCCTGCCAGGAAGGCCTGTGAGGTGCTGATCGCTGTGGCCCAACACGACTCGCCAGAATTCCACAGACAATCCCAAGAGTATTTCCAG GCCTTGCGCTCAGCTGGCTGGAGAGTCTCCCTGCTGGACATTGCTGACACGGATCACTTTGACGTCATTGAGAAGTTATCCCAGAGGGGCTATATCCTGACTCAG GTGATTTTGAACATGATTTCAAGAGCTTGA
- the AFMID gene encoding kynurenine formamidase isoform X3: protein MGTWRDMTKEELEKQYAPSRWSHRMDKEVVIEAHVRAVTEGTRRAQATMQTLLHVPYGGNDGEKLDIYLPTDPSGAFPLVLYIHGGYWQFLSKEVSGFIAPPLVTQGIAVVAVGYDVAPKGHLDVMVAQVRRSVAFIVQQYSKISGVYLCGHSAGAHLAAMVLSTDWEEYGVTPDIKALLLPCRSDCSAVTLSLPREVAWRNSPILGVTAATPARKACEVLIAVAQHDSPEFHRQSQEYFQALRSAGWRVSLLDIADTDHFDVIEKLSQRGYILTQVILNMISRA, encoded by the exons ATGGGGACGTGGCGAGACATGACAAAGGAG GAGCTAGAGAAGCAGTATGCCCCGAGCCGGTGGTCTCACCGCATGGACAAGGAGGTTGTGATAGAGGCCCATGTCAGGGCGGTGACTGAAG GCACCCGGAGGGCCCAGGCCACCATGCAGACCCTGCTGCATGTCCCTTATGGGGGCAATGATGGGGAGAAACTGGACATTTACTTACCCACAGATCCCTCTGGAG CCTTCCCACTCGTCCTGTACATCCACGGTGGATACTGGCAGTTTTTAAG TAAGGAGGTGTCGGGTTTTATAGCGCCCCCTCTGGTGACACAGGGCATTGCGGTGGTGGCGGTTGGCTATGATGTGGCTCCGAAAG GCCACCTGGATGTGATGGTGGCGCAGGTGCGGCGCAGCGTGGCCTTCATTGTGCAGCAGTATTCAAAGATCAG CGGAGTTTACCTGTGTGGACACTCAGCAGGGGCTCACCTGGCAGCCATGGTTCTCTCAACTGACTGGGAGGAGTACGGAGTGACACCAGACATAAAAG ccctgctcctcccctgcagGTCTGACTGCTCTGCAGTGACACTGTCTCTACCCAGGGAGGTCGCCTGGAGGAACAGCCCCATCCTAGGCGTCACAGCAGCGACGCCTGCCAGGAAGGCCTGTGAGGTGCTGATCGCTGTGGCCCAACACGACTCGCCAGAATTCCACAGACAATCCCAAGAGTATTTCCAG GCCTTGCGCTCAGCTGGCTGGAGAGTCTCCCTGCTGGACATTGCTGACACGGATCACTTTGACGTCATTGAGAAGTTATCCCAGAGGGGCTATATCCTGACTCAG GTGATTTTGAACATGATTTCAAGAGCTTGA
- the AFMID gene encoding kynurenine formamidase isoform X1, translated as MGTWRDMTKEELEKQYAPSRWSHRMDKEVVIEAHVRAVTEGTRRAQATMQTLLHVPYGGNDGEKLDIYLPTDPSGAFPLVLYIHGGYWQFLSKEVSGFIAPPLVTQGIAVVAVGYDVAPKGHLDVMVAQVRRSVAFIVQQYSKISGVYLCGHSAGAHLAAMVLSTDWEEYGVTPDIKGAFLVSGVYDLEPIMHTSVNNRLHMSRSDCSAVTLSLPREVAWRNSPILGVTAATPARKACEVLIAVAQHDSPEFHRQSQEYFQALRSAGWRVSLLDIADTDHFDVIEKLSQRGYILTQVILNMISRA; from the exons ATGGGGACGTGGCGAGACATGACAAAGGAG GAGCTAGAGAAGCAGTATGCCCCGAGCCGGTGGTCTCACCGCATGGACAAGGAGGTTGTGATAGAGGCCCATGTCAGGGCGGTGACTGAAG GCACCCGGAGGGCCCAGGCCACCATGCAGACCCTGCTGCATGTCCCTTATGGGGGCAATGATGGGGAGAAACTGGACATTTACTTACCCACAGATCCCTCTGGAG CCTTCCCACTCGTCCTGTACATCCACGGTGGATACTGGCAGTTTTTAAG TAAGGAGGTGTCGGGTTTTATAGCGCCCCCTCTGGTGACACAGGGCATTGCGGTGGTGGCGGTTGGCTATGATGTGGCTCCGAAAG GCCACCTGGATGTGATGGTGGCGCAGGTGCGGCGCAGCGTGGCCTTCATTGTGCAGCAGTATTCAAAGATCAG CGGAGTTTACCTGTGTGGACACTCAGCAGGGGCTCACCTGGCAGCCATGGTTCTCTCAACTGACTGGGAGGAGTACGGAGTGACACCAGACATAAAAG gagcttttctaGTGAGTGGAGTCTACGACCTCGAACCCATCATGCACACCTCCGTGAACAACCGGCTCCATATGAGCCG GTCTGACTGCTCTGCAGTGACACTGTCTCTACCCAGGGAGGTCGCCTGGAGGAACAGCCCCATCCTAGGCGTCACAGCAGCGACGCCTGCCAGGAAGGCCTGTGAGGTGCTGATCGCTGTGGCCCAACACGACTCGCCAGAATTCCACAGACAATCCCAAGAGTATTTCCAG GCCTTGCGCTCAGCTGGCTGGAGAGTCTCCCTGCTGGACATTGCTGACACGGATCACTTTGACGTCATTGAGAAGTTATCCCAGAGGGGCTATATCCTGACTCAG GTGATTTTGAACATGATTTCAAGAGCTTGA
- the AFMID gene encoding kynurenine formamidase isoform X4 encodes MGTWRDMTKEELEKQYAPSRWSHRMDKEVVIEAHVRAVTEGTRRAQATMQTLLHVPYGGNDGEKLDIYLPTDPSGAFPLVLYIHGGYWQFLSKEVSGFIAPPLVTQGIAVVAVGYDVAPKGHLDVMVAQVRRSVAFIVQQYSKIRSDCSAVTLSLPREVAWRNSPILGVTAATPARKACEVLIAVAQHDSPEFHRQSQEYFQALRSAGWRVSLLDIADTDHFDVIEKLSQRGYILTQVILNMISRA; translated from the exons ATGGGGACGTGGCGAGACATGACAAAGGAG GAGCTAGAGAAGCAGTATGCCCCGAGCCGGTGGTCTCACCGCATGGACAAGGAGGTTGTGATAGAGGCCCATGTCAGGGCGGTGACTGAAG GCACCCGGAGGGCCCAGGCCACCATGCAGACCCTGCTGCATGTCCCTTATGGGGGCAATGATGGGGAGAAACTGGACATTTACTTACCCACAGATCCCTCTGGAG CCTTCCCACTCGTCCTGTACATCCACGGTGGATACTGGCAGTTTTTAAG TAAGGAGGTGTCGGGTTTTATAGCGCCCCCTCTGGTGACACAGGGCATTGCGGTGGTGGCGGTTGGCTATGATGTGGCTCCGAAAG GCCACCTGGATGTGATGGTGGCGCAGGTGCGGCGCAGCGTGGCCTTCATTGTGCAGCAGTATTCAAAGATCAG GTCTGACTGCTCTGCAGTGACACTGTCTCTACCCAGGGAGGTCGCCTGGAGGAACAGCCCCATCCTAGGCGTCACAGCAGCGACGCCTGCCAGGAAGGCCTGTGAGGTGCTGATCGCTGTGGCCCAACACGACTCGCCAGAATTCCACAGACAATCCCAAGAGTATTTCCAG GCCTTGCGCTCAGCTGGCTGGAGAGTCTCCCTGCTGGACATTGCTGACACGGATCACTTTGACGTCATTGAGAAGTTATCCCAGAGGGGCTATATCCTGACTCAG GTGATTTTGAACATGATTTCAAGAGCTTGA